Part of the Debaryomyces hansenii CBS767 chromosome C complete sequence genome is shown below.
TTCTACTACGACAGACACTAGTACAGCATCTGATTCTGCGGGCTCATTAGCTTTTGGTGCAACTATGGTTAAAGTTTCGATTGGTATTAGTGTTGGGTTATTTGCTTCTGCGTTGTTCGTCTATCCATTTGGTAAGAAAAAAACTGGTCTTTTCTCTTTATAGAGAGGTACCAAcgtcatcattattatatcttaacatatatatacataatatAAGTTCAACATTTAAAGTATCAAATTACTTTCATGCATTACTGAAATAAAGTAAACTATTATTAGTAAATCCGCATTATAATCATATAAGCTTTGAAATTGCAAGTCTGTCAGAATCGGATATTATCTGGCACTCTGGCCGAGTTGGTCTAAGGCGCCAGGGTAAGGTCCTGGTCTCTCCGGAGGCGCGAGTTCGAATCTCGCGGGTGTCACCAGTCgattctatttctttttttttttttaaatcgCGATTGGCCCCACAATCATCTCCCACGGTTCCTCGTATAACGGATTTTTCACTTCAATTGACTTCACTGAACTTAGTCAATATCTACACAATGACTTTGGTCTCTTCGGGTCGAATATTAAAGGCTTCAATAAGTAAGTCTCTTTGTTTTTTAAGGTATTCATCGAGTTTGAGGTTAGAAAATTACAatgataattatatttcGGTAACTTTCGATAATGTGGATAGCACCCATACTGTTAAGTTTAACAATGTATTCCTAAGAGATTCGTGTACATCTGTTAGCTCTAGAGATCCATtttcaaaacaaaaattgtttTCGACAAGCGATATTAGCCACGGATTATCTTTGCATGGTACACCAAAAATAGTTAATACCccagataatgaagattgTTTAGAAGTAACCTGGAGTCAGAACGGATCACTccataaatcaaaatattcaagtgTATTCTTAGAAGGTTATTCCTCTAATTCCTCGATTAGAAAGGGAaagtatttcaataattcaaagattATTTGGGATAATAATCGTattatgaagaatatttcgGATTTGCAAGTGACTTATAGCGATTATGCTGAGAAGAATCTGCTCTTCGTCAAaactttaaataatttgaatcaattcGGGCTCTCCTTTATCAATGATATCCCAAGTCCACTTAATAATCCCAAGACTCAGGTTAtgaatgaagataatgcaTTAAAATGGCCGGTAGCTGCTTTAGCGTCCAAATTCGGCTATATCAAAAAGACTTTCTATGGAACTTTATTCGATGtaagaaatgaaaaagagGCCAAAAACATTGCAAATACGAATACATTCTTGCCCTTGCACATGgatttattgtattatGAATCACCTCCTGGATTACAATTGTTGCATTTTATACAGAATTCAACTCTAGGTGGAGAGAACATTTTTTGTGATTCATTTGCAGCTGCTATACACGTTAGAAACATGGATCCCCAGGCATATTTGGCTTTGACTAAAATTCCAATCACGTACCATtacgataataataatgaacattattattatgcaAGACCTTTGATCGTTGAGGAGAATTTTAACTCAAATGCAAATGTGCCTGCCATTAAGGAAGTTAACTATTCCCCACCATTTCAAGGCCCATTCGAGGTTGGAACTTTTGAGGATAATTCTTCTGAAAATGTATATTTTAAGGATTTTTTGAGAggtttcaaattatttacaGATTTCGTGAATGATCCAATTAATCAGTAcgaaataaaaatgaaagaagGCTCGTGTGCTATATTCGATAATAGAAGAGTTTTACACTCACGTAAAGAGTTCTCCGACGAGAACGGAGGTGATAGATGGTTAATGGGATGCTATGTTGATGCTGATAGCTTTAGATCGAAACTAAGAATCGGTAATAGATCTttagaaaaataaaatcaatacaAGTTCTTGGGCTACTGTTTAGTGcttatattcaataaagcTAATATTactaaaaataatttaaattaaaatacaaatgataaattcattacaattttttattGTTCCTTGTAAGAGAAACCTGATAGTTATTCAATAACCATATCCACCGTATGTACTTGCTTGAGCTTGGTTGTTGACAGGAGCAGGTTTGGTCGATCTCGATCTATCCGCAATACCTTTTACATAACTCTTGAAGGTTTGTTTAAAACCATTACATAAACGAAGCATACTTGGATATGAGAATCCTTTTAATCTGTAACCGTCACATTCTGTTTTAACGTGCCATGTGGTTATAGGCGTGTTAACGTTAactttaaataataataaaaaccAACCGGGTGCTTTATGATCAAAGCAAAAAACGTAAGCACTATTCTTTGGATTAGCTTTAGTGTACGATTCCAACCATTCATTGACCTCAGACATAGTACCTTCGCGGAATTTTGGATGACGGCACATTTCATCCACATGTTTGGCAATAGCCTGAACATGTTGAAAGATTAATTGATCCAAGTCGGCGTATTTTTTATGCTCTACAATATATTCCTTACCCATACCTTGAGTATTTTCTTGTATACTaagatgttgaaataaATTGTTAGACACTTTCCAAGTGACTGTTAAGTAATTTGGTCCCTTTGAAGATGGGCGAAGTACACAATCCCCTACTGCTTGAGGAGCtaaaaattcttcagcTTGCTTATAGCTAAAGTTGTGAAATAACGGATGTTGAATGTTCCTTGTTTTCGCAAGTTGTGCTCTTTCCTTTGCCATTTCTTTTTGCTTGTCTGCTTGCTCTGCTTCGAAATTCCATTTAAGGGGATCTTTATGAAATTTAGGAGCAGCCCCCTTTTGAATATCTGCTTCGAGTAAACTAAATGATGCAGTGAAAGAATCATAATAAGCATCCAAAACAACGGCCTGTACTACCTGGCCTTGCGCAAGGTCAATGCCTTGAGGAATACTTGCCTCTTCAATATTACCCTGgataaaagaagaagttgttACCTT
Proteins encoded:
- a CDS encoding DEHA2C03322p (similar to CA5280|IPF1899 Candida albicans); this translates as MTLVSSGRILKASISKSLCFLRYSSSLRLENYNDNYISVTFDNVDSTHTVKFNNVFLRDSCTSVSSRDPFSKQKLFSTSDISHGLSLHGTPKIVNTPDNEDCLEVTWSQNGSLHKSKYSSVFLEGYSSNSSIRKGKYFNNSKIIWDNNRIMKNISDLQVTYSDYAEKNSLFVKTLNNLNQFGLSFINDIPSPLNNPKTQVMNEDNALKWPVAALASKFGYIKKTFYGTLFDVRNEKEAKNIANTNTFLPLHMDLLYYESPPGLQLLHFIQNSTLGGENIFCDSFAAAIHVRNMDPQAYLALTKIPITYHYDNNNEHYYYARPLIVEENFNSNANVPAIKEVNYSPPFQGPFEVGTFEDNSSENVYFKDFLRGFKLFTDFVNDPINQYEIKMKEGSCAIFDNRRVLHSRKEFSDENGGDRWLMGCYVDADSFRSKLRIGNRSLEK